In one Sesamum indicum cultivar Zhongzhi No. 13 linkage group LG12, S_indicum_v1.0, whole genome shotgun sequence genomic region, the following are encoded:
- the LOC105174833 gene encoding electron transfer flavoprotein subunit alpha, mitochondrial: MAIRSLLGAFRKRSFVTRAVSCYRSLSTLILAEHERGVLKASSLSAVEAAKCLGENNSISLLLAGTGPSLQEAAAHAASCHPSISQVLLAESDKFAYPLAEAWAKLVHVVQQKGSYSHIIAGSGSFGKNILPRAAAILDVSPITDVTEINGSNLFVRPIYAGNALSTVRYTGSAPCMLTIRSTSFPLGATPAPSVSNAASVDKVDLSTLSEDDAIGKSKYISLSSQDTDRPDLGNARIVVTGGRALKSAENFKLIEKLAEKLGAAVGATRAAVDAGFVPNELQVGQTGKIVAPELYMAFGVSGAIQHIAGMRDSKVIVAVNKDADAPIFQVADYGLVGDLFEIIPELLEKLPEKK; this comes from the exons ATGGCAATTCGCTCGCTGCTCGGAGCGTTTCGGAAGCGTTCATTTGTCACTCGTGCAGTCTCTTGCTATCGATCT CTCAGCACACTGATTTTGGCTGAACATGAGAGGGGCGTTCTTAAAGCTTCATCGTTGAGTGCAGTGGAGGCCGCTAAATGTTTGGGTGAGAACAATTCAATATCTTTATTGCTTGCTGGTACAGGTCCATCCTTACAAGAAGCTGCTGCTCATGCTGCTTCATGCCATCCTTCTATTTCTCAG GTCCTCCTTGCTGAATCAGACAAGTTTGCATATCCTCTAGCTGAAGCATGGGCGAAACTAGTGCATGTGGTGCAACAGAAGGGCAGCTACTCTCACATAATTGCTGGATCAGGttcttttggaaaaaatattctaccTCGAGCAGCAGCAATTCTGGATGTTTCTCCCATCACTGACGTCACTGAGATCAATGGGTCTAATCTTTTTGTCAG GCCAATATATGCTGGCAATGCTCTTAGTACTGTCCGATACACTGGTTCAGCCCCTTGCATGCTGACCATTAGGTCCACCTCATTTCCTTTGGGGGCCACGCCAGCTCCTTCAGTGTCTAATGCTGCATCAGTTGATAAGGTTGATCTTTCAACCCTCAGTGAAG ATGATGCAATTGGAAAATCAAAGTATATAAGCCTTTCCTCGCAAGATACAGATCGGCCAGATCTTGGAAATGCACGAATTGTGGTCACTGGAGGACGAGCTCTAAAAAGTGCTGAGAATTTCAAACTGATAGAGAAGCTTGCTGAGAAACTTGGCGCTGCAG TTGGAGCCACTCGTGCTGCCGTTGATGCGGGATTTGTTCCAAACGAACTTCAG GTTGGTCAGACTGGGAAAATTGTTGCTCCTGAATTATACATGGCATTTGGTGTTTCTGGAGCTATTCAGCATATAGCAGGCATGAGAGATTCTAAGGTCATTGTTGCTGTAAATAAAGATGCTGATGCCCCAATTTTCCAG GTTGCCGATTATGGACTTGTAGGTGACCTTTTTGAGATCATACCAGAACTGTTAGAGAAACTTCCCGAGAAGAAGTAG
- the LOC105174834 gene encoding uncharacterized protein LOC105174834 isoform X1, whose amino-acid sequence MAEEEYGVEGEESSWTFYIEGFMCDAGSDIDESTATPSLVSDAASSAVVKKINRRASHVEMGSLGFSNSPNNKTAHHHHHHHLCKQSSFKKQKTKVIPAPNMDFDLEDTASSPVNSPKQVSSYMNDQFMMNQKGKGKIVEYVSELKRNSFAKGSGGGVFAVERDAHAHAHAAANYADFKKRTTSTP is encoded by the exons ATGGCAGAAGAAGAATATGGTGTGGAGGGTGAGGAGAGCAGCTGGACTTTCTACATTGAGGGTTTCATGTGTGATGCTGGTTCTGACATTGATGAATCCACGGCGACCCCTTCTCTTGTTTCAGATGCTGCTTCTTCTGCTGTGGTCAAGAAGATCAATAGGAGAGCATCTCATGTGGAGATGGGGTCATTAGGGTTTTCTAATTCACCCAATAATAAGACtgctcatcatcatcatcatcatcatttgtGTAAGCAAAGTAGTTTCAAGAAGCAGAAGACTAAAGTCATTCCTGCACCTAACATGGATTTTGACTTAGAGGACACTGCTAGTTCTCCTGTAAATAGCCCCAAG CAGGTTTCTTCTTACATGAATGATCAGTTTATGATGAACCAGAAAGGAAAGGGCAAGATTGTGGAATATGTTTCCGAG TTGAAAAGAAATAGTTTTGCCAAGGGTTCTGGAGGAGGAGTTTTTGCAGTTGAAAGGGATGCTCATGCTCATGCTCATGCTGCTGCTAATTACGCAGACTTCAAGAAAAGGACGACCTCTACTCCTTAA
- the LOC105174834 gene encoding uncharacterized protein LOC105174834 isoform X2 codes for MAEEEYGVEGEESSWTFYIEGFMCDAGSDIDESTATPSLVSDAASSAVVKKINRRASHVEMGSLGFSNSPNNKTAHHHHHHHLCKQSSFKKQKTKVIPAPNMDFDLEDTASSPVNSPKVSSYMNDQFMMNQKGKGKIVEYVSELKRNSFAKGSGGGVFAVERDAHAHAHAAANYADFKKRTTSTP; via the exons ATGGCAGAAGAAGAATATGGTGTGGAGGGTGAGGAGAGCAGCTGGACTTTCTACATTGAGGGTTTCATGTGTGATGCTGGTTCTGACATTGATGAATCCACGGCGACCCCTTCTCTTGTTTCAGATGCTGCTTCTTCTGCTGTGGTCAAGAAGATCAATAGGAGAGCATCTCATGTGGAGATGGGGTCATTAGGGTTTTCTAATTCACCCAATAATAAGACtgctcatcatcatcatcatcatcatttgtGTAAGCAAAGTAGTTTCAAGAAGCAGAAGACTAAAGTCATTCCTGCACCTAACATGGATTTTGACTTAGAGGACACTGCTAGTTCTCCTGTAAATAGCCCCAAG GTTTCTTCTTACATGAATGATCAGTTTATGATGAACCAGAAAGGAAAGGGCAAGATTGTGGAATATGTTTCCGAG TTGAAAAGAAATAGTTTTGCCAAGGGTTCTGGAGGAGGAGTTTTTGCAGTTGAAAGGGATGCTCATGCTCATGCTCATGCTGCTGCTAATTACGCAGACTTCAAGAAAAGGACGACCTCTACTCCTTAA